GATGATCGGATCTTCATCCGGCAAATACCGGACTGGTTTCTGCACCGCATGGTTACTATTGACGGCGAGGTTAAATTTCCGGGGCAATATGCTCTATTTTCCCGCAATGAAACCCTGTTCCAGCTGATTCAGCGGGCCGGCGGATTTACCGAGCGGGCTTTCCCCAGGGGAGTAGTTTTTCAGCGGCACAGTATCGCCCGGAGTCTGGCCAACAGAAATTTGAGCGAGGTCATTGCCAATTCCCAGCCTCTTCAGGAGGATTCCGCCGGAAATGTCAGAAAGCTTGAATTGATCCAATTTAAACCTGAGAATATGAATCGAATCATCATTGATATGGATAAGATCATCTCCTCCAATGGGGCCAAGAGCGATATAACCCTGGAAAACGGCGACTATGTTAATGTCCCCGATATCCCGAGCGGCATCTCGGTCATGGGCGCCGTGGGCGCCAATGGGACAATCAAATACGAGCAGAACAAGAGTGTTGACTACTACATCCAACGGGCCGGCAATTTTACCAATCAGGCCGAAAAGAAAGGGACCCGACTGATAAAGGCCAACGGCCAGATTTTCGCCGGCGGCGGAATTCTGGGGAAAAAAGTCGATACCGGCGATGCTATTGTCGTGCCGACCGAAATCAAGAAAAAACATGATTTTATGAAAACAATATCAACCACAGTATCAATCATCGGAGGATTGATGACCTCAGTCTTCGTCATTGATAGGCTCTAAGGTTGAAACAGTTACCCATTCTCACCTTCCTTAACCGCCCGGCAAAAAATCCTTCCTGTCGGGCGGTACTGTTTTATACGAGTCGGAATATTCTTGCCGGCAAGATTGAAATCTTTTCCCAATTTCCAGACAATTCCCGGCCTGTCGCCGAAAACCAGATGTGGCCGCGCCAATTATATTGTTGTCATTCAACCGCTTAATGATGGTGTGCAAAAACTCAACAGCCCGGCATCAAGCTTGCAAATAAAATACGGCAAGGAAGGAAAATGAGAATAGTAAGTCATGAAACTTGACCTCCACATACATACCGACCACTCCTTTAACAGCCGAGTGAGTGTCGAATCCCTGCTTTCGGCGGTGCGCCAAAACCACCTGAACGCCATTGCAGTTTGCGACCATGGCACCATGTCGGCCGTGGGTCTGATTCAGAAGATGGCCGAGGACATCACCATCATACCCGGTCTGGAAATATCCACCCGCCGTGGAGCGCATATCATAGGATTATTTCTCAAGGATGAAATTTCCTCCCTCGAAATAGACGATATCATCGATGAGATTCATAAGCAGGGAGGCCTGGCGGTTCTTCCCCATCCTTACCGTCCCGGTGTCGGTCTCATTCATGCCTACGAGAAGGAAGGGACGTATGATGGAACCGAAATCTCCCGGATTCTCTCCCGGGTGGACTTGGTCGAGGCGGCCGGATGCGGCTGCTCTCAGGATGAACTGATCGCTGTTGACCGATTTTTCAAATCATATTCAAATATATCACAGGTTGGGTGCAGCAATGCCCATGACGCGGCCGAAATAGGTCGGGCCTATACCGAAATCGCCGATTTTCAATCCCGAAACCTGGATGAAATTCGCGAGGCCTTATTGCATGCCCCAAGGACCATCCGCTTTGAAGTCTATGATGCCGATGGAGAACGCGAGCCGCGGACAGCAATCGTCCCTCCAATCGGCGGCCGGGCTCTCTGGAAGACCAAAAGAATTCTCCCCGGCATGATTCGCCGTTCGGTGAGTCGGTTGCTCAAATATCAGGAACAGAATAATTACAAGAATGCCTCAGGCGGCGGGTCATCGCGGCCATAAGGAAAGAACCAGTTATGAAATCAACAAAACAGCAAAACAAATATATGTCACCCATGCAGCCAGTAGAAAATGTCATTCCCCGGCCAGAGCAAGTCCTTGAAGCTTCCGGTCTGCCCGAGAACCACGCCGTGCAGCATCCTTCGGAGAGGGTGCAGAAAGCGATCCGCGATTTTATCACGAACGGCTCTGCCGCCCGTTACCCTGGAGAGCAAACCAGGAATCTTCTTGAGTCTCTCGGCCGGTACACCGGAATTCCGGAAAAATCGATTCAGCTTTTCAACGGCCTGACTTCGATCTTCGAGACTATCGCCGAGGCATTTCTCAAGCCCGGAGATACGGTCCTAATCGCCGGCCCGGTTGAAGACAATTTCCGTATCTATGCAGAAAGCTGCGGCGCAAAAGCTGCTTACTGTTATGGTTTTTCCCCCTTCAGTTCCGATCCGGATGGCCTCCTGGAAAATGTCAATAAAACCACGAGAATGATTTTTCTGGCCAATCCCGGTCATCCCACCGGAACCGTTTGGTCTGATGATGAAATAAGGCATCTCTTGGAACATGCGCCGGACACCATACTCGTTATTGATGAATCATATTTTGAATACTATGGTCATGCCTCTGTCGGCCTGATTGAAAGGTACGACAATCTCATCGTGACCCGCACCTTTTCGGAAGCCCTCGGTCTGGCCGGATATCCCTGCGCCTATGCACTCGCCTCAGCCAGAAATATCAAGGAGATGAATCGCCATCGTGGCAGCCGCGTTCCCTCCGATCTGGTGCAGGTAGCAGCCGCAGCCGTCCTTAATGATCTTGAATATGTCAGGCGACGGGTCGACCAGGTACAGGAAAACATGATTTTTCTTTCGGTGCGTCTGCGGAGTCTCGGCATTTCCTCGCGCATCACTCCCACCGACCTACTTCTGGTCCAGACGGCCGACCCGCTTAAAGCGGTTTCGTTCCTCCGTTCAATCGGAGTGTTCGCCTGGAACCCCGGCTATCTTCCCCAGCTGGAGAATTTCATCTGGATGACCATCGGCGATGATGAAGTCAGCCGGCGCATCGTGGAAGCCTTTGAAAGAATGCCCGAGCAGATTTATCGCCTGAGACCTCTTTTGAAGGCACGAGTAACCCTGCATCGCCCCCCCGAAGATCAGCCGGAATATGATAAAGCCAATTTCTATTCCGGACTCGAGGAAAGCAGGTGAATAGTATGCGGCATCCTTCCGCTCAAACCAATGTGAATATCACTACGCGCGAAATTGAGCCAAAAATGTCATCATTGAATGACGAACATATTCATAGAGGGTTATCAATCGGCGGCGGATGTTTCTCTTTCGCCGGAGTTGAAAAATGAAGTTGATCAACCGACAT
The Candidatus Zixiibacteriota bacterium genome window above contains:
- a CDS encoding PHP domain-containing protein, whose product is MKLDLHIHTDHSFNSRVSVESLLSAVRQNHLNAIAVCDHGTMSAVGLIQKMAEDITIIPGLEISTRRGAHIIGLFLKDEISSLEIDDIIDEIHKQGGLAVLPHPYRPGVGLIHAYEKEGTYDGTEISRILSRVDLVEAAGCGCSQDELIAVDRFFKSYSNISQVGCSNAHDAAEIGRAYTEIADFQSRNLDEIREALLHAPRTIRFEVYDADGEREPRTAIVPPIGGRALWKTKRILPGMIRRSVSRLLKYQEQNNYKNASGGGSSRP
- a CDS encoding histidinol-phosphate transaminase yields the protein MKSTKQQNKYMSPMQPVENVIPRPEQVLEASGLPENHAVQHPSERVQKAIRDFITNGSAARYPGEQTRNLLESLGRYTGIPEKSIQLFNGLTSIFETIAEAFLKPGDTVLIAGPVEDNFRIYAESCGAKAAYCYGFSPFSSDPDGLLENVNKTTRMIFLANPGHPTGTVWSDDEIRHLLEHAPDTILVIDESYFEYYGHASVGLIERYDNLIVTRTFSEALGLAGYPCAYALASARNIKEMNRHRGSRVPSDLVQVAAAAVLNDLEYVRRRVDQVQENMIFLSVRLRSLGISSRITPTDLLLVQTADPLKAVSFLRSIGVFAWNPGYLPQLENFIWMTIGDDEVSRRIVEAFERMPEQIYRLRPLLKARVTLHRPPEDQPEYDKANFYSGLEESR